A stretch of Natator depressus isolate rNatDep1 chromosome 2, rNatDep2.hap1, whole genome shotgun sequence DNA encodes these proteins:
- the PDP1 gene encoding pyruvate dehyrogenase phosphatase catalytic subunit 1 isoform X2, giving the protein MPAPTQLFPLIRNCEIGRIYNTVCYCHHKHLCCLSPHLAHNHLRCAPQKKLATLCPKENFNQFIHARSYVSTPQRFYLTPPQVNSILKANEYSFKVPEFDGKNVSSILGFDSNQLPANAPIEDRRSAATCLQTRGMLLGVFDGHAGCACAQAVSERLFYYIAVSLLPHETLLEIENAVESGRALLPILQWHKHPNDYFSKEASKLYFNSLRTYWQELIDLNTGETTDVKEALINSFKRLDNDISLEAQVGDPNSFLNYLVLRVAFSGATACVAHVDGVDLHVANTGDSRAMLGVQEEDGSWSALALSYDHNAQNESEIERVKLEHPKSEEKSVVKQDRLLGLLMPFRAFGDVKFKWSIELQKRVIESGPDQLNDNEYTKFIPPNYHTPPYLTAEPEVIHHKLRPQDKFLVLATDGLWETMHRQDVVRIVGEYLTGVHHQQPIAVGGYKVTLGQMHGLLTERRARISSVFEDQNAATHLIRHAVGNNEFGTVDHERLSKMLSLPEELARMYRDDITIIVVQFNSHVVGACQNEEF; this is encoded by the coding sequence ATGCCAGCACCAACTCAACTGTTTCCATTGATTCGTAACTGTGAGATTGGCAGGATATACAATACAGTGTGCTACTGCCATCACAAACATCTTTGTTGTCTGTCACCTCATTTGGCTCACAATCATTTGAGATGTGCACCTCAAAAGAAACTTGCAACACTCTGtccaaaagagaattttaatcAGTTTATCCATGCAAGGAGCTATGTTTCCACACCACAGAGATTTTACCTCACTCCTCCACAGGTCAACAGCATTTTGAAGGCAAATGAATACAGCTTTAAAGTCCCAGAATTTGATGGCAAAAATGTAAGTTCTATTCTTGGCTTTGATAGCAACCAGTTGCCTGCTAATGCTCCAATAGAAGACAGGAGGAGTGCGGCGACATGCTTACAAACAAGAGGAATGCTTCTAGGTGTATTTGATGGCCATGCAGGCTGTGCTTGTGCTCAGGCTGTCAGCGAAAGACTCTTCTACTACATTGCTGTCTCTTTGTTACCTCACGAGACTCTACTTGAAATAGAAAATGCAGTGGAGAGTGGCCGTGCCCTGTTGCCCATCTTACAGTGGCACAAGCATCCCAATGATTATTTTAGTAAGGAAGCTTCCAAACTGTATTTCAACAGTTTAAGAACTTACTGGCAAGAGCTCATAGACCTCAACACTGGAGAGACTACTGATGTAAAGGAGGCTTTAATTAATTCTTTCAAGAGGCTTGATAATGATATTTCATTAGAAGCTCAAGTGGGAGATCCAAACTCTTTTCTCAATTACTTGGTATTGCGAGTGGCGTTTTCAGGAGCAACCGCCTGCGTCGCTCATGTAGATGGTGTTGATTTGCATGTTGCTAATACTGGTGACAGCAGGGCAATGCTTGGTGTTCAAGAAGAAGATGGATCTTGGTCTGCACTTGCTCTGTCCTATGATCATAATGCCCAGAATGAAAGTGAAATAGAACGAGTAAAACTGGAGCACCCAAAGTCTGAAGAGAAAAGTGTTGTAAAACAAGATAGGCTGTTAGGCTTATTGATGCCTTTCAGAGCTTTTGGTGATGTGAAATTCAAATGGAGCATTGAACTTCAGAAGAGAGTGATAGAATCGGGCCCAGATCAGTTGAATGACAATGAGTATACGAAGTTTATCCCTCCTAACTATCACACTCCTCCATATCTCACAGCTGAGCCAGAGGTCATACATCACAAATTAAGGCCGCAGGATAAATTCCTGGTGTTGGCTACAGATGGCCTGTGGGAGACCATGCATAGGCAGGACGTGGTTAGAATTGTAGGAGAGTATCTCACTGGAGTTCATCACCAACAGCCAATAGCCGTTGGTGGTTATAAGGTAACTCTGGGACAGATGCATGGTCTCCTAACAGAAAGGAGAGCCAGAATCTCCTCTGTATTTGAAGATCAGAATGCAGCAACTCATCTGATACGTCATGCAGTGGGAAATAATGAGTTTGGCACTGTTGATCATGAGCGGCTGTCCAAGATGCTTAGTCTTCCAGAAGAGTTGGCTAGGATGTACAGAGATGACATTACAATTATTGTGGTGCAGTTCAACTCTCATGTTGTAGGTGCATGTCAAAATGAGGAATTCTGA
- the PDP1 gene encoding pyruvate dehyrogenase phosphatase catalytic subunit 1 isoform X1: protein MCVCPGPRRIAIPVRSSRLPLFSDAMPAPTQLFPLIRNCEIGRIYNTVCYCHHKHLCCLSPHLAHNHLRCAPQKKLATLCPKENFNQFIHARSYVSTPQRFYLTPPQVNSILKANEYSFKVPEFDGKNVSSILGFDSNQLPANAPIEDRRSAATCLQTRGMLLGVFDGHAGCACAQAVSERLFYYIAVSLLPHETLLEIENAVESGRALLPILQWHKHPNDYFSKEASKLYFNSLRTYWQELIDLNTGETTDVKEALINSFKRLDNDISLEAQVGDPNSFLNYLVLRVAFSGATACVAHVDGVDLHVANTGDSRAMLGVQEEDGSWSALALSYDHNAQNESEIERVKLEHPKSEEKSVVKQDRLLGLLMPFRAFGDVKFKWSIELQKRVIESGPDQLNDNEYTKFIPPNYHTPPYLTAEPEVIHHKLRPQDKFLVLATDGLWETMHRQDVVRIVGEYLTGVHHQQPIAVGGYKVTLGQMHGLLTERRARISSVFEDQNAATHLIRHAVGNNEFGTVDHERLSKMLSLPEELARMYRDDITIIVVQFNSHVVGACQNEEF from the exons atgtgtgtgtgtccgGGGCCCAGGCGGATCG CAATTCCTGTCAGAAGCTCCAGACTGCCATTATTCTCTGATGCCATGCCAGCACCAACTCAACTGTTTCCATTGATTCGTAACTGTGAGATTGGCAGGATATACAATACAGTGTGCTACTGCCATCACAAACATCTTTGTTGTCTGTCACCTCATTTGGCTCACAATCATTTGAGATGTGCACCTCAAAAGAAACTTGCAACACTCTGtccaaaagagaattttaatcAGTTTATCCATGCAAGGAGCTATGTTTCCACACCACAGAGATTTTACCTCACTCCTCCACAGGTCAACAGCATTTTGAAGGCAAATGAATACAGCTTTAAAGTCCCAGAATTTGATGGCAAAAATGTAAGTTCTATTCTTGGCTTTGATAGCAACCAGTTGCCTGCTAATGCTCCAATAGAAGACAGGAGGAGTGCGGCGACATGCTTACAAACAAGAGGAATGCTTCTAGGTGTATTTGATGGCCATGCAGGCTGTGCTTGTGCTCAGGCTGTCAGCGAAAGACTCTTCTACTACATTGCTGTCTCTTTGTTACCTCACGAGACTCTACTTGAAATAGAAAATGCAGTGGAGAGTGGCCGTGCCCTGTTGCCCATCTTACAGTGGCACAAGCATCCCAATGATTATTTTAGTAAGGAAGCTTCCAAACTGTATTTCAACAGTTTAAGAACTTACTGGCAAGAGCTCATAGACCTCAACACTGGAGAGACTACTGATGTAAAGGAGGCTTTAATTAATTCTTTCAAGAGGCTTGATAATGATATTTCATTAGAAGCTCAAGTGGGAGATCCAAACTCTTTTCTCAATTACTTGGTATTGCGAGTGGCGTTTTCAGGAGCAACCGCCTGCGTCGCTCATGTAGATGGTGTTGATTTGCATGTTGCTAATACTGGTGACAGCAGGGCAATGCTTGGTGTTCAAGAAGAAGATGGATCTTGGTCTGCACTTGCTCTGTCCTATGATCATAATGCCCAGAATGAAAGTGAAATAGAACGAGTAAAACTGGAGCACCCAAAGTCTGAAGAGAAAAGTGTTGTAAAACAAGATAGGCTGTTAGGCTTATTGATGCCTTTCAGAGCTTTTGGTGATGTGAAATTCAAATGGAGCATTGAACTTCAGAAGAGAGTGATAGAATCGGGCCCAGATCAGTTGAATGACAATGAGTATACGAAGTTTATCCCTCCTAACTATCACACTCCTCCATATCTCACAGCTGAGCCAGAGGTCATACATCACAAATTAAGGCCGCAGGATAAATTCCTGGTGTTGGCTACAGATGGCCTGTGGGAGACCATGCATAGGCAGGACGTGGTTAGAATTGTAGGAGAGTATCTCACTGGAGTTCATCACCAACAGCCAATAGCCGTTGGTGGTTATAAGGTAACTCTGGGACAGATGCATGGTCTCCTAACAGAAAGGAGAGCCAGAATCTCCTCTGTATTTGAAGATCAGAATGCAGCAACTCATCTGATACGTCATGCAGTGGGAAATAATGAGTTTGGCACTGTTGATCATGAGCGGCTGTCCAAGATGCTTAGTCTTCCAGAAGAGTTGGCTAGGATGTACAGAGATGACATTACAATTATTGTGGTGCAGTTCAACTCTCATGTTGTAGGTGCATGTCAAAATGAGGAATTCTGA
- the PDP1 gene encoding pyruvate dehyrogenase phosphatase catalytic subunit 1 isoform X3, with the protein MLAASCCDRRMCVCPGPRRIAIPVRSSRLPLFSDAMPAPTQLFPLIRNCEIGRIYNTVCYCHHKHLCCLSPHLAHNHLRCAPQKKLATLCPKENFNQFIHARSYVSTPQRFYLTPPQVNSILKANEYSFKVPEFDGKNVSSILGFDSNQLPANAPIEDRRSAATCLQTRGMLLGVFDGHAGCACAQAVSERLFYYIAVSLLPHETLLEIENAVESGRALLPILQWHKHPNDYFSKEASKLYFNSLRTYWQELIDLNTGETTDVKEALINSFKRLDNDISLEAQVGDPNSFLNYLVLRVAFSGATACVAHVDGVDLHVANTGDSRAMLGVQEEDGSWSALALSYDHNAQNESEIERVKLEHPKSEEKSVVKQDRLLGLLMPFRAFGDVKFKWSIELQKRVIESGPDQLNDNEYTKFIPPNYHTPPYLTAEPEVIHHKLRPQDKFLVLATDGLWETMHRQDVVRIVGEYLTGVHHQQPIAVGGYKVTLGQMHGLLTERRARISSVFEDQNAATHLIRHAVGNNEFGTVDHERLSKMLSLPEELARMYRDDITIIVVQFNSHVVGACQNEEF; encoded by the exons ATGTTGGCGGCTTCTTGTTGTGAcaggagaatgtgtgtgtgtccgGGGCCCAGGCGGATCG CAATTCCTGTCAGAAGCTCCAGACTGCCATTATTCTCTGATGCCATGCCAGCACCAACTCAACTGTTTCCATTGATTCGTAACTGTGAGATTGGCAGGATATACAATACAGTGTGCTACTGCCATCACAAACATCTTTGTTGTCTGTCACCTCATTTGGCTCACAATCATTTGAGATGTGCACCTCAAAAGAAACTTGCAACACTCTGtccaaaagagaattttaatcAGTTTATCCATGCAAGGAGCTATGTTTCCACACCACAGAGATTTTACCTCACTCCTCCACAGGTCAACAGCATTTTGAAGGCAAATGAATACAGCTTTAAAGTCCCAGAATTTGATGGCAAAAATGTAAGTTCTATTCTTGGCTTTGATAGCAACCAGTTGCCTGCTAATGCTCCAATAGAAGACAGGAGGAGTGCGGCGACATGCTTACAAACAAGAGGAATGCTTCTAGGTGTATTTGATGGCCATGCAGGCTGTGCTTGTGCTCAGGCTGTCAGCGAAAGACTCTTCTACTACATTGCTGTCTCTTTGTTACCTCACGAGACTCTACTTGAAATAGAAAATGCAGTGGAGAGTGGCCGTGCCCTGTTGCCCATCTTACAGTGGCACAAGCATCCCAATGATTATTTTAGTAAGGAAGCTTCCAAACTGTATTTCAACAGTTTAAGAACTTACTGGCAAGAGCTCATAGACCTCAACACTGGAGAGACTACTGATGTAAAGGAGGCTTTAATTAATTCTTTCAAGAGGCTTGATAATGATATTTCATTAGAAGCTCAAGTGGGAGATCCAAACTCTTTTCTCAATTACTTGGTATTGCGAGTGGCGTTTTCAGGAGCAACCGCCTGCGTCGCTCATGTAGATGGTGTTGATTTGCATGTTGCTAATACTGGTGACAGCAGGGCAATGCTTGGTGTTCAAGAAGAAGATGGATCTTGGTCTGCACTTGCTCTGTCCTATGATCATAATGCCCAGAATGAAAGTGAAATAGAACGAGTAAAACTGGAGCACCCAAAGTCTGAAGAGAAAAGTGTTGTAAAACAAGATAGGCTGTTAGGCTTATTGATGCCTTTCAGAGCTTTTGGTGATGTGAAATTCAAATGGAGCATTGAACTTCAGAAGAGAGTGATAGAATCGGGCCCAGATCAGTTGAATGACAATGAGTATACGAAGTTTATCCCTCCTAACTATCACACTCCTCCATATCTCACAGCTGAGCCAGAGGTCATACATCACAAATTAAGGCCGCAGGATAAATTCCTGGTGTTGGCTACAGATGGCCTGTGGGAGACCATGCATAGGCAGGACGTGGTTAGAATTGTAGGAGAGTATCTCACTGGAGTTCATCACCAACAGCCAATAGCCGTTGGTGGTTATAAGGTAACTCTGGGACAGATGCATGGTCTCCTAACAGAAAGGAGAGCCAGAATCTCCTCTGTATTTGAAGATCAGAATGCAGCAACTCATCTGATACGTCATGCAGTGGGAAATAATGAGTTTGGCACTGTTGATCATGAGCGGCTGTCCAAGATGCTTAGTCTTCCAGAAGAGTTGGCTAGGATGTACAGAGATGACATTACAATTATTGTGGTGCAGTTCAACTCTCATGTTGTAGGTGCATGTCAAAATGAGGAATTCTGA